aatttttttttttttcaaaaatttctctttttccaagAGTgagtcaaaaattataatatacatatatgtatatatatatatatatatatacatatatatgtccGATATACAGAGTAAAATAAACAGTATaacacaatttatttaattgtaaaccGCAGAGGCACGGAACAACACAACTTTATccaaatcgtttgaaaattattctaaaagAAGTAACCAAGTTGAACAAGAACAAAACAAATTCAACCAAACCAAGTTTCATCAACGTCATACTACCGGTGATCAAAATATAACAAAGACACAATATCGTGATGCGACACGGCCATACCGACTAGCACGCGTCTCGAGTGCcagtttttcattcttctaatttatttctgaaacaaaaaaacatcgaAGAAACCTTCATTAAATCTCGTTCGGCTTTCCTGATCATACAAGCCTGGCATCCTTGCTCAGTCAAATCCCTTGTTATCTCTACATCATGTGTGCAACCATGTGCTTTGCTTTATTTGTTTCATGACTTCTCTCAAATTCCTTATCCAAGGCACTaatagctctgcaggcatgccttATGCATCCGTACACGTTCTAACTATTGCCTTCATCCacaatagctctgcaggcatgcgTCACGCATCCGTACATGTTCTAACTATTGTCTTCATCCacaatagctctgcaggcatgccttacgcatccgtacatgttctaactattgttttcattcacaatagctctgcaggcatgccttACGCATCCGTACATGTTCTAACTATTGTGACTTGCCGAATCATTCTCAAGTTACATCAAGGCTTTGGGTTCAAGGATTCTGGGTGATCAAGTCCAGCGAGCCTTGAAAGCCAAAGTCGCACTCTCGAAATGAAACAGCGATAGCCAACAGAGTCTCATGCTCTCTTCAGATTTCTTCAAGTAAATCCGGCTAAACCAATTAACAGAGAGTCCCCTGCTCTCTTCGGATTTCTACTTCCAAATCCGGCTCAACCAGAATCATGTTTCTGCAAATTATCGCTACATTTGTTTTCAACAACCGATTGTATTAACCCACAAGGGTTCATGGTTCATCTCAGCAAAACATGTTTGCACTCATGACTTTGTGCactacaacattttttttttctctttaaaacAAACAAGTCACTTCGGAACTTTGTTCTCACCTTCTTCACTTTCTGCGACACAGCTGTCCTGACTCGCGCCATATCCAGGAGCTGCGATCAGTTTATCGTGAGACACCTTAACGCTATTACGACCTCTAAATCCAGAAGGGcctatttttttaactaaatACCTATCATTCGGAAGCTCCATGACAACTTCCAAAGGACCGCGATATTTTGCATCTAACTTTGTCTTAATTCTATCGTTGTTTCTAACCATAACAAAATCCCCAATTTTAAATGGTTTAACtggtttattctttttatcaaaCCGTTCTTTGTCTTCTATGGCTTTTGCTGTAATGCTACTTGTAGCCTCTGACCTGAGCTGTGTTAAATTTACATTGTCAGTCTTCACACACCTATGCTTCACACCTCCTATAtctattgaatttatttttgtgccaaaaaaaatttcagcaggACTTTTTCCTAACGTTTTCTGAACAGTTGAATTTATTGCAAGCTGTACTTTACCTAACTCGGACTGCCATTGTTTCCCCTGAGCTTTGCATACTGATAACATATTCCTGATGGTTGACATAAGTCTTTCAACTTGACCATTAGCTCTAGACGTTCCTGAAGCTATGAAGTGAACCACAATATTCTTTTCATCGCAGTATTTCTTAAACCGTGCATTTGTAAATCCTGAACCTTGGTCACAAATGATTCGTCTCGGAGCtccaaaaataaacgaatttttttccaactgaTTGATTGCTGTTTCTGTATCCAAACAACTTCTcaaatttattgtaacaaaTTTCGTAAATCGATCCATAATTACAAAAACATACTCTTTCTTGTCAGAAGGACCTGATAATTTTCCGGATATATCTATGTGGATCGTATACCACGGAATATCTTGTTTTTCTATAGGATGCAGCTGAGCTTGTGTCGGTCTTGACACTGATTTACAAGTTTGGCAcagaatacaattttcaaagaatctCTTAACACGCTTTGACATTTGAGGAAACCAATACAGCTCGTACAACTTATCTAAAGTTTTTTCCCAGCCCAAATGGCAGATATTCTCATGTACGTGATGTATCAGTGACCACACCATCAGTCTCGGCACTACAGGTAACGTTATCTGTTTCGATTTTCTGTTTATCGTCcgcatcaaaattttgtctctaattgaatatgtttttGCTCCCTCTGATCCTTCTATTACCTCACGGTAgaaagtttttatttcgtcaTCTTTCTGCTGAGCTACCATCAACCAGTCATCAgctaattcaattattttattcaaatctttcttaactattttgagtacacttttttttgtaactggATTTCTTGACAAAAAGTCTGCATGCTTCATTCGTTCACCCGCGCGATATTCTATTTCGAATTCAAATGACTGCAAATATGCCCACCAGCGATAAACTCGTGGAGTAAGATCTTTTTTAAGGCTTGCGGCTTCAAGCGAATTACAGTCAGTCACAACTAAAAATTTACGTCCTACTAAATATCGTCTAAAATGTTTTATTGCGTTAACAACTGCAAGAGTCTCAAGTTCGTAAGAATGGTAACGAGTTTCAGCGTCTATGGTACGTTTGCTATAATAAGCGACgggatgtttttctttttcaacacaTTGTAACAATACGGCACCATACCCGAGAGCACTAGCATCGGTATGTAGTTCGATTGGAAGATTAGGGTCGAAAATTCCCAGTAACGGTTCTGATGTTAAATAACTGACAAGCTTGGCCCTGGCGTCAGTGTGTACGTCTGTCCATGTAATCGTTTTGGAACTACCTGCTGTAAGTTTGTATAAAGGAGCAGCCACTTGTGAAAATCTTGGTATAAATCTACGAAAATAGGATGCTAACCCTAACAATTGCCTTACCTGGGTCCGTGTCTCAGGAATATGTGATTGCACCAGggcttcgatttttcgaaggtTGGGCCTCAACTCTCCATGTGACACAGTGTACCCCagataatcaatttttgttttcaaaaattgaatgaaaatcctTTCTCCGCAAGTCTTGCCATCACGACTGCCAACCTATCCAAAGCTTCCTGTGCAGTTCTACCGAGTATAAGAACATCATCCAAATAAACAATCGCAAAAGAATATCTCAATTCACCCAAAGCGTTATTGATTGCTCTCTGATATACGGCAGGTGCATTCATTAGCCCGAATGGCattgttaaatattcaaactgTCCGTCCGGTGTAATAAAAGCAAGCTTTtctattgaattttctttcacagGTATCTGATGAAAGCCTGCCGTCCTATCTAATGACGAGAAATAGTACGCACCGCACAGTCGATCTAATTGATCTTGAATCAACGGTAGCGGATAACGATCTGCTACTGTATTGGCGTTTAACTCCCGAAAATCCACACACAATCTATCTGATCCATCCTTTTTCTTAACTAAGATAATTGGACTAGAAAACGGACTCCTGCTTTCTCGAACGATTCCTGCCTCAagcattttatttaccatATGTCTAACACTCTCACGCTCTAAAATTCCTAGCTTATAAGGTCTTCgctgtacaattttattttcatctttcagtCTAATCTCAAAGCTGCCAGATGTTACACGAATCCTAGGAGTATCAACACTCATATGTTCCGCGTGCAGTCttaacaatttcaaaagtgATTCTCTCATCTCTTCCACATCGCAATCTACAGTATCAAAATTAGTAGTTGCAACACACGCACCAACAAACTTgtgtaattttgcaaatttaactATGGTTCCATCTAATGTGACTGAGATACCATTTGCTAATAATTCTTTACccagaattatttttgtggACAAACTTTCGTCCGGTACTACATATAAATCAATTCCAACATTGATGCTATTCAACTCTGCACACACTGAGATCATCTCACGGCAATCCACATACCCATTTCCTAAGCCCCTCAAACGCATACAAACGACTTGTCTTTTACCAGGCAACCTCTCCGCCAAACTCTCTGTTACAAGAGAACAGTCCGAACCAGAGTCAAAGATGAACGTCAACACCTTACCGTCAGCAAGCTTCAGAGTATTCTCAGTGGAGGTAGAATGACAAAGCCTCACTACCTTCTCATTCTTCTTAGGGCAACTCGGGGCAATGTGTCCCTCTTCCTTACAGTTGTAGCAGGTTATCGGCTTCTTTGACCCCAAACCTCTACCGTCCAGTTCCTTGATGACCCGTGAGTAACTGCCATGCTGTGTCTGCAGAGCTGATCGACATTCGGCCTTTCGATGTCCTTTTCTTCCACAATTGTAGCACTCGATGTCAAAACGGTGCGATTTGCCATCTCGCGGCGCCAAAGTCTTAGTATGTGGACCAGGGGCTCTGGAGGATTCACGCGGTTCATGGAAGTCGGTCGTTCGTCCATCAAGGTACGCCATCGCTTCTTGTAGGCTTTTAGGAGATTCTCGCACAAAGATGTTGCGAACAAATCTATTTTGCGCCGAATATGATAATCCCGTAAGTTGAGTTGCAGTCTCGTCCACCGTTTTTCTCTCGTTGAGCCACGCTTTTaattttctccctttcttcataaaattttctagTGTAAACTCTGCGTCTTCCATCCAAATCGTGGGCAGCTCCGATGCAACGTTCTTATTTTTAGCATACGCACTTAAAAACTCAGAACGTATTTCTACCCAGCTTTTTCCTGAGGGATCCATACCAGTGAACCACTGTGCCGCTTCGTCTTTAAATGCTTTCGCCAAATGCTGGACAATTTCATAATCATCAGGATTATAACGGCGAATCCACTCGTCAACCATTTTCACCCAACCATTCGCGTCAGTCGTTTTCGGATCAAATTTGATGAGATCCATCGGAACACGTTCTCGTCTGGAAAGCAGTGCAAGCAGTCGCAGATTTTCCCCCTCCAATCTTGCCTGACGTTTTCTGTACCTACGTCTTCCGTGCTTCCTTCTTCGCAAATCATCGGAATGTTCAGATTCCGATGTCGTCGGGGATCGgtgatttctttttcgttttcgaaaaGTTTCTACTCTGCCTGTGTCACTCTTTGCACTTCTCCTCACACTTTCTTCTACATCTTCTGCCACACTGAAATCTTCCTCGTTTCGTTCCATCTCtacctcgaaaatttgatttttttttacttctacaCGCTTAAACGTTCTTTATCCCACTTCTGATGTCAGATATACAGAGTGAAATGAAGAGTATaacacaatttatttaattgtgaACCGCAGAGGCACGGTACAACACAACGTTAttcaaatcgtttgaaaattattctaaaagAAGTAACCAAGTTGAACAAGAACAGAACAAATTCAACCAAAACAAGTTCCATCAACGTCATACAACCGGTGATCAAAATATGACAAAGACACAATATCGTGAtgcgacatatatatatatatgcagacacacaatgtatatatatatttagttgtatactcgtatatttatattatacattaatatacagaatataaatagaggtcATTAGGTtattgaatttattgaaatgagaaatgatttattaaaatgaattatttttcttaaattgaagaaaaattaattttcaaaaattgaaaatatgaaattaagtGAATAGTAATTTATCCATCTGTATGTTTTCactaaatttcataattatttccaatttaatgtataaatgtttcaaattacaatttataaagtgaattgaatggcatttttctagagactaatatttttattccaattcatATGTGGGCAGATGATTAagaaatatataggatttttgtGATGATTaaatatcattttaaaaaatttgagtaatgtaaaaaaaaattttttttaaatttctctttttctaaaagtaaatgaaaattcataatatgtatatatatatatatatatatatatatatatatatatatatacacacacacatatataaatatatatttatatatgttcatatGATTCATTGATATAATAAGATATCAATAGAGGTAAttgagttaaataatttaatagattcaaaaatgatttatgggaatgaattatttttctgaaattgaagggaaatcaatttttaaaaattaaaaatatgaaaatatgaaaataataattcatctatctgtatgttttcggtaaatcccatatttatttctaattaattgtataaatgttccgaattacaattcataaagtgaaTTCAATGGGATTCTTCTGAGcaatgatattttcattttgaataatattcaagcagataatcgaaaaatatataggatttttctcataattatatataatttaaaaaaaattgaataacgttaaaattttttttttcaaaaatttctcttttcccaAGAGTGagtcaaaaattatattatacatatatataaatatatatatatatacatatatatacatatatatatgtatgcataaacacaatatatatatatatatatttatatatatttatattatacattaatatacagaatataaatagaggtcATTAGGTTGATTGATTTGttcaaataagaaatgatttatttgaatgaattatttttctcaaattgaagaaaaattaattttcaaaaattaaaaatatgaaattgaataaataatgacttatctatctgtatgttttctctgaattttataataatcactaattttttgtgtaaatgtttcaaattacaatatacaaagtgaattgaatggcatttttctaaagaataatatttttatttcaattaatatgtgggcagatgattaaaaaatatataggattttcgtaataattgaatatcattctgaaaaattttaataatgtaaaaaaaatttttttaaaaatttctcttcttctgaaagtaaatgagaattcataatacatatatatatatatatatatatatatatatatatgtatatatatatacacacacacgtatataaatatttatttatatatgttcatattatacatgatataataaaatatcaatggaggtaattgagttgaataatttaatagaatgaaaaatgatttatttgaatgaattatgtttcttaaattgaaggaaaatcaatttttaaaaatcaagaatatgaaaataaaagaataataatttatttatccgtatgttttcggtaaattccataattatttctaattaattGTATGAATGTTCCGAATTACAACTTATAAAGTAAATTCAGGGTGATTCTCctgaagaataatattttcatttcaattaatatttgagcagataatcaaaaaatatataggatttttctcataattatatttaatttaaaaaaatttgaataacgtaagaatttttttttttcaaaaatttctctttttccaaaagtgagtcaaaaattagaatatacatatatatatttatatatgtatgtatatatgtatatatatatatatgcacacacacaatatatatatatattttcatgtgtttatattatacattaatatacataatatgaaTAGAGGTCATCAGGTTAatggatttattaaaataagaaatgatttattcagataaattatttttcctcaatcattgaaaaattaattcttaaaaattagaaatatgaaattaaataaataataattgatctATCTGCatgttttctcgaaatttataattatttccaaattattgtataaatgttccaaattacaatttataaagtgaattaaatggcatttttctgaagaataatatttttatttcaaataatatgtgGGTAGATGATTAAAAGGTATATaggatttttgtaataattaaatatgatttcaaaaaatttgaataatgtaaaaaaaatttttttggaaatttctcgatttctgaaagtaaatgaaaattcataatatacatattagggtgctttttttttggaccatatttttttttcggtcccatcgtgaaattttgtaggcaatacaacaaaaaaaattccctaaaagattgagcccttaatattaatattaagtactcgcccaaggcatgtaaaaatttcccgcttaaaatacacgtaaacttcaatttttttctttaaaacatctACAGTTCAGAGGCATTCTATGTTGTAGTCTAAGACGTCAGTAGgttttcttcggaatgaaatgctctacaaaagtgctcattgcggtgaagtcgtaactcacaccggcgaagtcgtacgggccacccaaacccaattttttcatgaaattcttgtctttttgcccgtatctcgtaaataacaagagctacaaaaaaaaaatttcaacaaatttgtaggaaatttaatttcctacaaaaaagtttcagaaaaCCAAATTGCTAACATTGATATTTATTGAGATATTGGGCTTTTAAAGTGAGGAagtattgaattttcatgaattattgagtattgtcgaatatttttttgttttgtagctcttgtcattacaattacaattcttgtcattacaaatacaattcttgtcattacaattacaagagctacaatacaaaaaaatattcgacaatcaataattcgacaattgaactcaataattcatgaaaattccatacttcctTACCTCAAAAGCCCAATAtctcaataaatatcgatgttagcaatttggttttctgaaacttttttgtaggaaattaaattttctacaaatttgttgaaaatttttttttgtagctcttgttatttacgagatacgggcaaaaagacaagaatttcatgaaaaaattgggtttgggtggcccgtacgacttcgccggtgtgagttacaaaaaaaattgacaattttttattttgaaaaatatattgagaatatcattcagtatggcaaaaaaaaaaattcatgaaatttcaagcccttaatattaactttaaaaGGTCTATCACccctatttttgatttttagtgaTAACTTGATGTTTTACAtcagaactgtcgaaatattgaagaaaaaaaatttatgtttacttatccctttataaaataaaattccctacaaaacaggtctgattttagatttttgtcagacaagccgttcccgagtaattaagcttaatgaattgatataatttctcgattatCTCTCGATTatttctcgattaattctcgagaaattatatcaatttattaagcctaattactcggaaacggcttgtctgacaaaaatctataatcagaccttttttgtagggaatttaattttataaaaggatatgtgaacataaattttttcacttcaatatcTCGGcagttctgacgtaaaacatcaaattattacttaaaatcaaaaatagcgatgatagacctcttaaagttaatattgagggcttaaaatttcacgacatttttttttgccatactgaatgatattctcaatatatttttcaaaaaaaaaaatagtcaatttttttggcccagtctaatatatgtatatatatatatatatatatatacacacacacacatgtataaatatatatttatatatgtacatattatacattgatatacattgatataataaaatatcaatggaggtaattgagtcaaataatttaatagaatgaaaaatgatctattcaaataaattatttttctcgaatcgaaggaaaatcaatttttaaaaatcaaaaatatgaaaatgaaagaatgataattcatctatctgtatgttttcggtaaattccataattatttctaattaattgtatgaatgttccgaatgacaatttataaagtaaatTTGATGGGATTCTcctaaagaataatattttcatttcaatttatatttgaacagataatcaaaaaataaatgtgatttttctcaaaattatatttaatttcaaaaaatttgaatgacgtaaaaattttttttccagagaTTTCTCTTCTCCCAAAAGTAAgtcaaaaactgaaatatacaaatatattgttacaaagggtaaaatcacccgttttgccccctcttcagtgatctagtagtcggcaTAGATTAAAGACGTTtttaaacctcttatgtcttcaaaaagaataaggttgctgcgccaaccgatattattgtaaaaacagtcttgtttcagactttaaatgagaaacacgtatcttgcattaaaagcatttttcacgatattctattcacgcttttgatttttttcaatttgataataagtaaactcgcggatccatattttattaacgtaacgtcgAAGTACGTTACATTTGGTGTCggaagcgggatcttgagttcttATTAATCCAGTTGATTCAGTGCGTGAAATACGTGAAATAAACTATGAGTAGCGGTCGTTTGACACGCTCTCGTCGTCGGGAAAGTGGCGGAGAAGAACATTCTATTACCGAAAATCCGCGGGCTCCCGAATTAATTTGTGCACCTTCAGTGGACTCTTTACCTGTCCCTACGATGGCCACAGTCTCACAAATCGACCTACTAGAGATTATGAGACATCAACAAGAAGCTGTTactcaacatcaacaacaactAATCCAGCTGCTTCaagaacaacaagaacaacgaAGGCGAGAAGGGGAGGCTCGAGAGCGTTCCGAGACTAGTCTTCACGTACTGCTCCGTACAACTGTGGCGGCTCTTCAGTCCGTTCATCAAATGAGCGGCACTGGAGGACCAGCTGTTACACCGCAGGGTTCCAGAGTTGGtactccgcttccctctcctgttccctctcctgttccagTTCCTACTGTTCAGGAGGTCCCACATTCAGGTCGAACCCAGGATGTTCCTgaatcaaggtctgtgccttttattaggagagtagatgaatctccaattagtagaacgagagtaaataatgaggcTGGTTTTTCCGAGTCTTTGACCCAGGTTCGGCCTCAATgttctcattttaatcaattaaataattcgagatttcctgaggttgcttctcagattaacgagaaacctctttatcctttgaaaccgccaatttttgacggaaaaattCCATGGGCAGATTATGAACGTCAGTTTAATACGATTGCTAAACATAaccagtgggactccgccatcagggcccacagtcttgcctcttgtcttcgaacgccggctttgaatgttttaacggcattgtctgaggaagaaatttccgattatgaGAAACTTAGTTCTGCACTCAAATTGAGATATGGAAATGACCACTTGACGAAACTGTACACGGCACAATTACAGACAAGAAGACagggacgagacgaagacctcgcgtctcttagtcaagatattgaacggctttctcgtatagctttgccagatcacgagccgtctcgtaatttattagcaaCACAAGCTTTTTTAAATGCGATCAATGATCTAGAgattaaaatggccgttggaacTTTGggcctcacttctctgcgggaggcaacggccaaggccctcgaggtggaggcaatgaggaaacaatattttggacCGAGCAAGCTTCGTTCGATTGAGGTGTCCGAGAATACCTCAAAAAgacgaagttttgaacactcggagGAATCAAAACCtcagaattataaaaatagaaataacggtaacaattttaaaccaagaaatcgaggttcttttcaaaaccaacaAAACAAGCGTGTAAATAAGAACGCGGTCATGACGAGTCAAACCGGCTTGACCTgtttattttgtcataaaataggACATGATGCTAATCATTGCTTTTTACTTAAAAAGAATAGTAGAGAACCGATGCAAGGCTCGAATCCAAACTCTTATAattggcgtaagaaaaatatagaaataggggaagcaaatcctcaatcgagttcttcaacaggaacttacccaaaaaactaatttcagatgatttgtcagggcgaaaatcatcgcagattgttgGTAGTAaaagccctcttagagaacagtttttaattagaagtctacgacagtctggtctttacgcgcgcggtactgttaatggcgtcgattgtctgtgggtaatagacacgggcgccgaagtaaccgtagttcaatcggatctctttaaattcgatgaccagattgttccctctttttctctgcgtacagccactggagagacgaccccggttttgagacaggttactgtccaaatcaacctttttgggtgtattGACTCTCCACATgaggtttttatagcagatatagaggatgaaggtattttgggaatagactttcttacagctcataactgtgttatctcgactaagagaaattcactagtttcaaacaatcgcgaaataactctttgtacaaatagaaatggaatttattggacccctcctagaattcgagaaatagaaCTTTCGGAGGAAGATTTGCAACAACATTTTCCTTTACATTTGCagagccttgttgagaaatcttcgatttcgttaaattcagctcaggaagaatcgtttaaatctcttttgctagaatttatagattctttcgccaaagatagtggtgatgagggccgatgtacttctgtcaagcacaagatcgacgtcggagagagttcaccattaaaacaagctcctcgaagactcgctctcaacgcTCGAAAAGAGGTTAAGAAGCTTGTGGAAGACATGCTAAAAAACGATGttattgaaccatcgtctagtccctgggcctcactaatcgtccttgttaatgaaaaggacggatccaaacgattttgtatcgattacagaaagctgaacgatataacaaaaaaagattcttaccctctacccagaatcgacgagacattcgacctgatagctggtgcaacttggttcagcaccatagacCTTtagagcggatactggcaggtcgaaatggatcctctagataaagaaaaaacagcttttgttacgggcTTAGGtggattatggcagttcaaggttatgccgtttggtttgagtaatgccccggctaccttcgaacgaatgatggaggctgttctctATGGGCTCACTGGCAAAGTATGCCTCGTTTATTCAGACGATGTAATCGTTgttggcaagaactttgaagaagaagttcaaaatctcagacaagttttcgctaggctgaagcaagcaggtctgaCAATGAGCCCGAAAATATgccatctgttccagaaagaagtaggcttcctgggacatatcgtttcagcacaaggtgtgaagaccgacccatccaaaatagagaaggtttcttcttggccgacacctaagaataaagaacaagttcaaagctttttaggcTTTTGTAtgtattacagaagatttgtaaaaggtttcgctagtatagctaaacctctccatcctttgaccggaatcaagattccttttgactggaccccggaatgcgaaaaggctttcaagaaattaaaggaaaatcttatttcttcgacgattttagcttatccagaggtcgaaattccttttattttagatacggatgccTCTATTTTaggaataggcggggttctgtcacaaattcagggaggtcaagagagagtgataagctatttcagcagagttttgagtaaaaccgagaggaattattttgtcactcgtagagagctt
This region of Neodiprion fabricii isolate iyNeoFabr1 chromosome 7, iyNeoFabr1.1, whole genome shotgun sequence genomic DNA includes:
- the LOC124186677 gene encoding uncharacterized protein LOC124186677, which encodes MERNEEDFSVAEDVEESVRRSAKSDTGRVETFRKRKRNHRSPTTSESEHSDDLRRRKHGRRRYRKRQARLEGENLRLLALLSRRERVPMDLIKFDPKTTDANGWVKMVDEWIRRYNPDDYEIVQHLAKAFKDEAAQWFTGMDPSGKSWVEIRSEFLSAYAKNKNVASELPTIWMEDAEFTLENFMKKGRKLKAWLNERKTVDETATQLTGLSYSAQNRFVRNIFVRESPKSLQEAMAYLDGRTTDFHEPRESSRAPGPHTKTLAPRDGKSHRFDIECYNCGRKGHRKAECRSALQTQHGSYSRVIKELDGRGLGSKKPITCYNCKEEGHIAPSCPKKNEKVVRLCHSTSTENTLKLADGKVLTFIFDSGSDCSLVTESLAERLPGKRQVVCMRLRGLGNGYVDCREMISVCAELNSINVGIDLYVVPDESLSTKIILGKELLANGISVTLDGTIVKFAKLHKFVGACVATTNFDTVDCDVEEMRESLLKLLRLHAEHMSVDTPRIRVTSGSFEIRLKDENKIVQRRPYKLGILERESVRHMVNKMLEAGIVRESRSPFSSPIILVKKKDGSDRLCVDFRELNANTVADRYPLPLIQDQLDRLCGAYYFSSLDRTAGFHQIPVKENSIEKLAFITPDGQFEYLTMPFGLMNAPAVYQRAINNALGELRYSFAIVYLDDVLILGRTAQEALDRLAVVMARLAEKGFSFNF